A genome region from Natronosalvus rutilus includes the following:
- a CDS encoding HVO_2922 family protein, producing the protein MDEDLLTVADERSLTAVAGTLRAIADQLERGDRLRLEGTDRQVAVPLPDSVAFEVGLELEGVDESEEEDGDETDRGSESEDSGEAGDEETHFELEIELEWPVTDADAAEVVSTAKSGEQVESTVKTDRIDAECPHEVVAIASPPESLAEFRLFEDRAGEWRWHLRHQNGNIIADSGEGYTSKQSARNGIRSVVRNAPGASVLEERPE; encoded by the coding sequence ATGGACGAGGACCTCCTGACCGTGGCCGACGAGAGATCGCTGACCGCTGTCGCGGGAACGTTGCGAGCGATCGCCGACCAGCTCGAGCGCGGTGACCGGCTTCGTCTTGAGGGAACCGATAGACAGGTAGCCGTTCCGCTTCCCGACTCGGTCGCGTTCGAGGTGGGACTGGAACTCGAGGGGGTAGACGAGAGCGAAGAGGAGGACGGAGACGAAACCGACCGTGGGAGCGAAAGCGAGGACAGCGGTGAAGCCGGGGACGAGGAGACGCACTTCGAACTCGAGATCGAACTCGAGTGGCCGGTGACCGACGCGGACGCCGCCGAGGTAGTATCGACGGCCAAGTCGGGCGAGCAGGTGGAATCGACGGTCAAGACGGACCGGATCGACGCCGAGTGCCCCCACGAAGTGGTCGCCATCGCCTCGCCACCTGAATCACTCGCCGAGTTCCGGTTGTTCGAGGACCGGGCCGGCGAGTGGCGCTGGCACCTCCGCCACCAGAACGGGAACATCATTGCGGACAGCGGCGAGGGATACACGTCGAAGCAGAGCGCCCGCAACGGCATTCGAAGCGTCGTACGGAACGCGCCGGGCGCGAGCGTGCTCGAGGAGCGCCCCGAGTAA
- a CDS encoding sulfatase, with translation MSRMVTGDANERDVQTHRTARNVVLVVLDTARKTSVSRETMPTLTQLAEAGTTFERAFATAPWTLPSHASLFTGTYTSEHGAHGGHTYLDENLRTLPEAFRDAGYETVGVSNNTWITDEFGFDRGFDDLRRGWQYIQSDVDMGTVVRGEDLREKLEATRDRLFEGNPLINAANVLYSEVLQPSGDDGADRTTAWIADWLHSREDDRPFFLFCNYIEPHITYDPPREFAERFLPDGWNYEAATDIRQDPRAYDCEDYDLSESAFAALHGLYRAELAYVDSQLERLRDALQSAGVWEETLLVVCGDHGENVGDHGFFGHQYNLYDTLIHVPLVVHGGAFTDGGRRTDFVQLLDLPETVLEATGVSDPDLEAQSRGRSFHPDAITETRDAVFAEYVAPQPSIERLEARFGSLPEQVYTYDRRLRAIRTDQYKYVCGDDGFECLHAISSDPAETVDLSDQNRDRVGALRERLEAHFEGVDTVEHPAEGAAPEMADSTKDRLADLGYL, from the coding sequence ATGAGTCGTATGGTAACGGGCGACGCTAACGAGCGTGATGTACAGACCCATCGAACCGCGCGGAACGTCGTTCTCGTCGTTCTCGACACGGCGCGAAAGACGAGCGTCTCGCGGGAGACGATGCCGACGCTTACCCAGCTCGCCGAAGCGGGGACGACGTTCGAACGCGCGTTCGCGACGGCCCCCTGGACGCTCCCATCGCACGCGTCCCTGTTTACCGGCACCTACACCAGCGAACACGGCGCCCACGGCGGGCACACCTACCTCGATGAGAACCTCCGGACACTCCCGGAGGCCTTTCGAGACGCCGGCTACGAGACCGTCGGCGTCTCGAACAACACCTGGATCACCGACGAGTTCGGCTTCGACCGGGGGTTCGACGACCTCCGTCGCGGCTGGCAGTACATCCAGTCCGATGTCGACATGGGCACCGTCGTTCGCGGCGAGGACCTCCGCGAGAAACTCGAGGCGACGCGCGACCGCCTCTTCGAGGGAAACCCGCTGATCAACGCCGCGAACGTCCTCTACAGTGAAGTCCTCCAGCCGAGCGGCGACGACGGCGCCGACCGGACGACGGCGTGGATCGCCGACTGGCTCCACTCGCGAGAAGACGACCGGCCGTTCTTCCTGTTTTGTAACTACATCGAACCCCACATCACGTACGATCCCCCTCGAGAATTCGCCGAGCGATTCCTGCCCGACGGCTGGAACTACGAGGCGGCGACGGATATCCGCCAGGACCCCCGGGCCTACGACTGCGAGGACTACGATCTCTCCGAATCGGCGTTCGCCGCCCTCCACGGCCTCTACCGTGCCGAACTCGCCTACGTCGACAGCCAGCTCGAGCGCCTCCGGGACGCGCTCCAGTCGGCCGGCGTCTGGGAGGAGACGCTGCTGGTCGTCTGTGGCGACCACGGCGAGAACGTCGGGGACCACGGCTTCTTCGGCCACCAGTACAACCTCTACGACACCCTGATCCACGTCCCGCTGGTCGTTCACGGCGGGGCGTTCACCGACGGCGGGCGACGGACGGACTTCGTTCAGTTGCTCGACCTGCCCGAGACGGTACTCGAGGCGACTGGCGTGTCGGATCCGGACCTCGAGGCTCAGAGCCGGGGGCGGTCGTTCCATCCCGACGCGATCACCGAGACGAGGGACGCGGTGTTTGCCGAGTACGTCGCCCCCCAGCCGTCGATCGAACGCCTCGAGGCCCGGTTCGGATCGCTTCCAGAGCAGGTCTACACCTACGACCGTCGGCTACGAGCGATCCGCACGGACCAGTACAAGTACGTCTGTGGCGACGACGGGTTCGAGTGCCTGCACGCTATCTCGAGCGATCCGGCCGAGACGGTCGACCTGTCCGACCAGAATCGCGACCGCGTCGGGGCGCTTCGCGAGCGACTCGAGGCACACTTCGAGGGCGTCGATACCGTTGAACACCCCGCCGAGGGAGCCGCTCCGGAGATGGCGGACTCGACGAAGGATCGACTAGCCGACCTCGGGTATCTCTAG
- a CDS encoding alkaline phosphatase family protein: MTGRHNRSNGTSTTDRTTDDSGLDVLLIGIDAGCLPVFERLYEEGRIPNLERLCTGPGNVSAPLESQIPPWTPSAWPSIFTGVNPGKHGVVGFVGYDGYDWHVSSNDDVQERSLWSLLDHHDRSSVVVNVPVTHPPDEFDGAIIPGFIGPENPKCHPEGTLEDVREAIGEYRVYPCYTRGDESVSDREKMAEYQRLIRMRGEAFRYLVGKHEPDFGFVQFQKTDTVFHEFAGDPDKVETVYEATDDQIGKILEECDPDTVFVVSDHGMGPYEGYEFRINEFLEEAGYLETTTSGKGMPSWQPMRHQLREGKDCDSWEPTMAERAAAVAARFGITARRARIALERVGLADHVIKYAPQNVARTANRQVDFAASQAYVRARTELGVRINLEGREPNGVVSPSEYDALRESLMADLRSVETPDGEPVFETVAPREEYFHGPYEEHAVDIVTIPADFEHALSEELLGEQFGPVEPWNHKLDGVFAASGAGIDENAALGYPSIYDVAPTVLAALGIPQSDRMDGTVLPIVDSLGTEAYPTAAESTPANRDGADETVTARLADLGYMN; this comes from the coding sequence ATGACAGGACGACACAATCGATCGAATGGGACATCGACGACGGACCGAACAACCGACGACTCAGGCCTCGACGTACTACTAATCGGTATCGACGCTGGCTGTCTACCGGTCTTCGAACGACTCTACGAGGAAGGACGCATTCCGAACCTCGAGCGACTCTGTACCGGGCCCGGGAACGTCTCGGCCCCGCTCGAGTCACAGATTCCGCCGTGGACGCCGAGCGCGTGGCCGTCGATTTTCACCGGCGTCAATCCCGGCAAACACGGCGTCGTCGGCTTCGTCGGTTACGACGGCTACGACTGGCACGTCTCCAGCAATGACGACGTCCAGGAACGCTCGCTCTGGTCACTCCTGGATCACCACGATCGCTCGAGCGTCGTCGTGAACGTACCGGTGACCCACCCCCCAGACGAATTCGACGGCGCGATCATCCCCGGGTTCATCGGTCCGGAGAACCCGAAGTGTCACCCCGAAGGAACGCTCGAGGACGTTCGGGAAGCCATCGGCGAGTACCGCGTCTATCCATGCTACACTCGAGGCGACGAGTCGGTCTCCGACCGCGAGAAGATGGCCGAGTACCAGCGCCTCATTCGCATGCGCGGGGAAGCGTTCCGGTATCTCGTCGGCAAGCACGAGCCGGACTTCGGGTTCGTCCAGTTCCAGAAGACCGACACCGTCTTTCACGAGTTCGCGGGTGACCCCGACAAGGTCGAGACGGTGTACGAGGCGACGGACGACCAGATCGGGAAGATTCTGGAGGAGTGTGACCCAGACACCGTCTTCGTCGTGAGCGATCACGGGATGGGGCCGTACGAGGGCTACGAATTCCGGATCAACGAATTTCTCGAGGAGGCAGGATACCTCGAGACGACGACCAGCGGGAAGGGGATGCCCTCGTGGCAGCCCATGCGCCACCAGCTTCGAGAAGGGAAAGATTGTGACAGCTGGGAACCGACGATGGCCGAGCGAGCGGCCGCCGTCGCCGCGAGGTTCGGCATTACCGCCAGACGGGCTCGAATTGCCCTCGAGCGGGTCGGTCTCGCTGACCACGTTATCAAGTACGCCCCGCAGAACGTCGCTCGGACGGCCAACCGGCAGGTCGACTTCGCCGCCTCGCAGGCGTACGTCCGCGCTCGAACCGAACTCGGCGTTCGGATCAACCTCGAGGGGCGAGAGCCCAACGGCGTCGTCTCGCCGTCGGAGTACGACGCCCTCCGCGAGTCGTTGATGGCGGATCTTCGAAGCGTCGAGACGCCCGACGGGGAGCCAGTCTTCGAGACGGTCGCCCCTCGAGAGGAGTACTTCCACGGACCCTACGAGGAACACGCCGTCGACATCGTGACGATTCCTGCCGACTTCGAACACGCGCTCTCGGAGGAATTGCTTGGCGAACAGTTCGGTCCCGTCGAACCGTGGAATCACAAACTCGACGGCGTCTTCGCCGCGAGCGGAGCAGGAATCGACGAGAACGCAGCGCTTGGATACCCATCCATCTACGACGTGGCACCGACCGTGCTAGCCGCACTGGGGATTCCCCAGAGCGATCGGATGGACGGGACGGTACTTCCAATCGTTGACTCGCTGGGAACCGAGGCGTATCCGACTGCCGCCGAATCGACGCCGGCAAATCGCGACGGTGCAGACGAGACGGTAACCGCTCGTCTCGCCGACCTCGGGTATATGAACTGA
- a CDS encoding helix-turn-helix domain-containing protein, protein MGFVAHVSLLHPDLVLVPTIRAKPDVTIRYEYGVVTDGGERCFVSVFGDDLERVEERMADDHTISNPVRVATFEGRAIYQLSIETNLEIVPYRCAARGVFVFETISNEKGWTVRIHVPDREALSAFREYCRSWSITFRVNRLSQSTAEDDDDTYFLTEQQHEILSKAYYSGYFEIPRRASQNDLANQLGISTSAVSQRIRRAVAELIESTLENDRTPDR, encoded by the coding sequence ATGGGCTTCGTAGCACACGTTTCACTGTTGCACCCGGACCTCGTTCTCGTACCCACGATACGGGCAAAGCCGGATGTGACGATACGATACGAGTACGGTGTCGTGACCGACGGGGGTGAACGGTGCTTTGTCTCGGTGTTTGGCGACGACCTCGAACGAGTCGAGGAGAGAATGGCCGACGACCACACCATTTCGAATCCGGTCCGGGTAGCGACGTTCGAAGGGCGAGCGATTTACCAGCTATCCATCGAGACGAACCTCGAGATCGTTCCGTACCGATGTGCTGCCAGGGGCGTTTTCGTGTTCGAGACGATCAGCAACGAGAAGGGGTGGACAGTCCGGATACACGTCCCGGACCGGGAGGCGCTATCAGCGTTTCGCGAGTACTGTCGGTCCTGGTCGATCACGTTTCGAGTTAATCGGCTGTCCCAGTCGACGGCCGAGGACGACGACGACACCTACTTTCTCACAGAACAGCAACACGAGATTCTCTCGAAAGCGTACTACTCCGGATACTTCGAGATCCCGCGTCGTGCCTCCCAGAACGACCTGGCGAATCAGCTCGGAATCTCGACTTCGGCGGTCTCTCAGCGGATTCGCCGTGCCGTCGCCGAGCTGATCGAGTCGACCCTCGAGAACGATCGAACGCCCGATCGCTAA
- a CDS encoding right-handed parallel beta-helix repeat-containing protein: MTASASAATGTYSHYYDEYSNVIDVTDAGADNTGSKSITPVLEKLRADDTLLVFPEGRYYIDEQLRFTGFDNFGMVGENATLVPANYYNFDGPQYRLFRLGVGYRPGRRLRFEGFDIDQTAPDTGIRVIEAHVSDRLEVRDINIKGQHDSGTWGPGLFNVTDSSGYGIVERFRAPQGGEWIDNTPTAGERWRGPTGILANQNAGTLEFKHCTLGAFPDNGLYAAGGSGKIIVSGGTYRNSNGANIRVGGNGSEINWPSVKIDDTRPEDEGQRGIRIENGKNLRIKGAAVETTSPMPTSHAISVMPTCDSTRIERVRIDMQGNDVNHGIVVSPNCGEVIIVETQINHETAGGYPLWIRNTNATDRVLAEYLTITGEAGDASGFRDGIRVERDNCRFNVTEVNQSARSGATRNAITSTADDLTVWKSTLRASKYPYVDLGDDNLVMSSDLESTGGKQAACLYDSVNGVSFKYNRLVNGIRDFGASNVYTYSNTSS, encoded by the coding sequence ATGACCGCGAGTGCCAGCGCAGCAACGGGCACGTACAGTCACTATTACGACGAGTACAGCAACGTCATCGACGTCACCGACGCGGGTGCTGATAACACGGGATCGAAATCGATCACCCCCGTGCTCGAGAAACTGCGCGCGGACGATACGCTGCTGGTCTTCCCCGAGGGCCGGTATTACATCGACGAACAGCTCCGGTTTACTGGCTTCGACAACTTCGGCATGGTTGGGGAGAACGCGACGCTCGTGCCCGCGAACTACTACAACTTCGACGGCCCGCAGTACCGGCTCTTCCGTCTCGGCGTCGGCTACAGACCAGGACGCCGTCTTCGTTTCGAGGGATTCGACATCGACCAGACGGCCCCCGACACCGGGATTCGCGTCATCGAGGCCCACGTCTCCGATCGCCTCGAGGTGCGCGACATCAACATCAAAGGCCAGCACGACAGCGGGACGTGGGGACCAGGCCTGTTCAACGTCACTGATTCGAGCGGCTACGGCATCGTCGAGCGCTTCCGCGCCCCCCAGGGTGGCGAGTGGATCGACAACACCCCGACCGCCGGCGAACGCTGGCGCGGGCCGACCGGCATCCTGGCCAACCAGAACGCCGGCACCCTCGAGTTCAAACACTGTACGCTCGGTGCCTTCCCCGACAACGGTCTCTACGCCGCCGGCGGAAGCGGGAAAATCATCGTGAGTGGTGGCACCTACCGGAACAGTAACGGCGCGAACATCCGCGTCGGTGGCAACGGCAGCGAGATCAACTGGCCAAGCGTCAAAATCGACGACACCCGTCCGGAGGACGAGGGCCAGCGCGGAATCCGGATCGAGAACGGCAAGAACCTGCGTATCAAGGGAGCGGCCGTCGAAACCACCTCCCCGATGCCGACCAGTCACGCGATCTCGGTGATGCCCACCTGTGACAGCACTCGAATCGAGCGCGTCCGCATTGACATGCAGGGCAACGACGTCAATCACGGCATCGTCGTCTCCCCCAACTGCGGGGAGGTCATCATCGTCGAGACGCAGATCAACCACGAAACCGCCGGCGGCTACCCGCTGTGGATCCGCAACACGAACGCGACCGACCGCGTGCTCGCCGAATACCTCACGATCACCGGCGAGGCAGGCGACGCCTCCGGATTCCGTGACGGCATCCGCGTCGAGCGAGACAACTGCCGGTTCAACGTGACCGAGGTCAACCAGTCCGCGCGCAGTGGCGCCACCCGAAACGCGATCACGTCGACCGCCGACGACCTGACGGTCTGGAAGAGTACCCTTCGCGCGAGCAAGTACCCCTACGTCGACCTCGGAGACGACAATCTCGTCATGTCTTCCGATCTCGAATCGACCGGCGGCAAACAGGCGGCCTGCCTGTACGATTCGGTGAACGGTGTCTCGTTCAAGTACAACCGTCTCGTCAACGGCATCCGCGACTTCGGCGCGAGTAACGTCTACACCTACTCGAACACGTCATCCTGA
- a CDS encoding flippase: protein MNRSIASGVLSVVSGKVVVLVVTAISTPLLYRLLGVSQFGEYSFLLSVFAIYMIFVSSGITDGVRKFLAEDRGADNWEAHVVGFYFRLAIVFAITGAALMVVAARFGLVSAAFGERFVPYFYVLALLVITAQFRDYARKTLMGFGLERYSEPLKVLDTVGFVLIAIPLTALGFGVAGALAGHLIASLSVGLAGLYVINRRQSLSSVFTTPSSRFPRREMLTFNSMSIVLVFLLMSLYHVDIIMLQRFRVSSEVGNYKAALTLAEFLWFVPLALQTVYVHSTSELWSQNRYQKISSLASRTTRYTFLLTAVMAIGLAALADVAVPLYFGSDAEPAVEPLILLLPGALGFALARPILAISQGNGQLRYPVASTGVAAGINVVLNFLLIPRFGMHGAAVATSIGYGSMFAFHIVSARTIGFNPLSDARLSQAMATAGLAGLPIFALATAIQNPWIALVVVPPVGLAIFVGFAILLGALEPSEPFEILAIAPDPIGSVAGKLCRRLQTTPGESPIAMGQSLLVAIGLSLLVSGLVLSLVGPGIGMAHP, encoded by the coding sequence ATGAACCGGAGTATTGCCAGCGGTGTCCTCTCAGTCGTCAGCGGCAAGGTCGTCGTTCTCGTGGTGACGGCCATTTCGACCCCGCTTCTGTACCGACTACTCGGAGTCTCCCAGTTCGGCGAATACTCGTTCCTGCTCTCGGTGTTCGCCATCTACATGATCTTCGTGAGTTCCGGAATCACCGACGGCGTTCGAAAGTTCCTCGCCGAGGATCGAGGTGCCGATAACTGGGAAGCCCACGTCGTCGGTTTCTACTTTCGACTCGCAATCGTGTTCGCCATTACGGGCGCCGCACTCATGGTCGTCGCAGCGAGGTTCGGCCTCGTCTCGGCAGCGTTCGGTGAGCGGTTCGTTCCGTACTTTTACGTACTTGCCCTCCTCGTCATCACGGCCCAGTTCCGCGATTACGCTCGAAAGACGCTCATGGGCTTTGGCCTCGAGCGCTACTCCGAACCGTTGAAGGTCCTCGATACGGTCGGCTTCGTCCTCATCGCGATTCCGCTCACGGCTCTCGGATTCGGCGTGGCGGGGGCGCTCGCCGGCCACCTGATCGCGAGTCTGTCGGTCGGGCTCGCCGGGCTGTACGTGATCAATCGACGACAGTCGCTGTCGAGTGTGTTCACCACGCCGTCGTCGCGATTTCCCCGGCGCGAGATGCTCACGTTCAACTCGATGAGCATCGTCCTCGTCTTCCTCCTGATGTCGCTGTATCACGTCGACATCATCATGTTACAGCGATTCAGGGTCAGTTCGGAGGTCGGGAACTACAAAGCGGCGCTCACGCTCGCGGAGTTCCTCTGGTTCGTCCCGCTCGCCTTGCAGACGGTGTACGTTCACTCGACGTCGGAACTCTGGTCACAAAACCGGTACCAGAAGATATCGTCGCTCGCCTCCCGAACGACTCGGTACACGTTCCTCCTGACGGCCGTCATGGCCATCGGCCTCGCCGCGCTGGCAGACGTCGCCGTACCGCTCTACTTCGGGTCCGACGCGGAACCTGCCGTCGAACCACTCATACTCCTGTTGCCCGGCGCACTCGGATTCGCACTTGCACGCCCAATCCTCGCGATTTCACAGGGGAACGGACAGCTCCGGTATCCCGTTGCTTCGACCGGCGTCGCCGCCGGAATCAACGTCGTCCTCAACTTCCTGTTGATTCCCAGATTCGGCATGCACGGCGCGGCGGTCGCGACGAGCATCGGGTACGGATCGATGTTCGCCTTCCACATCGTGAGTGCTCGAACGATCGGATTCAACCCGCTCTCGGACGCACGACTCAGTCAGGCTATGGCGACCGCCGGACTCGCAGGGCTGCCGATCTTCGCGCTCGCAACCGCCATCCAGAACCCGTGGATCGCGCTCGTCGTGGTTCCGCCGGTCGGACTCGCCATATTCGTCGGGTTCGCGATTCTGCTCGGTGCACTCGAGCCCTCCGAACCGTTCGAAATTCTCGCGATCGCGCCAGATCCGATCGGTTCCGTCGCGGGCAAGCTCTGTCGGCGCCTCCAGACGACGCCGGGTGAGTCACCGATCGCGATGGGACAGAGTCTGCTCGTCGCGATCGGACTATCGCTGCTGGTTTCCGGCCTCGTTCTCAGCCTGGTCGGCCCGGGAATCGGGATGGCCCACCCCTGA
- a CDS encoding response regulator, with translation MNATRNEHTDVLLIEDNPGDIRLIEEAFGAHSEDVTLSVVHDGIAALDFLFQRGEYADSPTPGLVLLDLNLPRKNGDEILEEMKNEPTLRRIPVVVLTSSQAREDVLRTYDKCANAFLTKPIDPSAFLEIIESVREFWLSTARLPDS, from the coding sequence ATGAACGCTACCAGGAACGAACACACCGACGTGCTGCTGATCGAAGACAATCCTGGCGACATCCGCCTGATAGAGGAAGCCTTCGGGGCACACAGCGAGGACGTAACGCTCTCCGTCGTCCACGACGGTATCGCGGCGCTCGACTTTCTCTTTCAACGTGGGGAGTACGCCGACAGTCCCACCCCGGGGCTCGTCTTGCTCGACCTCAACCTCCCGCGGAAAAATGGCGACGAAATCCTCGAGGAGATGAAGAACGAACCGACGCTCCGGCGGATTCCGGTCGTCGTGCTCACCAGTTCACAGGCGCGCGAAGACGTGCTGCGGACGTACGACAAGTGTGCAAACGCGTTTCTCACGAAGCCGATCGACCCCAGCGCGTTCCTCGAGATTATCGAGTCAGTCAGGGAGTTCTGGCTGTCGACCGCTAGACTCCCTGACAGTTGA
- a CDS encoding polysaccharide deacetylase family protein — MTYRNRRSFIRTAGTVGALGLAGCLSNDGGSSPSDSSDNETNSSDGSDTGNGNETESPQDNSNGELDHLPGETLEDFESLDNWATLLDGGSIEATTDDPYAGSQSARLHAGENNESAGSSFMLPESMDLSNAAFSMAVKYSGREQLMITLEVLAPNARNKVALRRTLTGPVDRWVRVDFGTTNVDTSPDLTDVREFRVIAHRRGSNEGPIDFAIDDLRVTERPDQGSVLFLFDGTLESHHVNAFEHMESFGFAGVEAVIPEAVGETGRLTHDQMQDLEEAGWDMAARPRTGSRNINEFTREQQEGAMERTKKFLEHRGFEDGANYFVTPRNIMGPNTYDLVQDHYKVAFRYGGGPNGLPLTDPHNVGTFSGTAGSEVTRYIDYAAQYGQLAVIRFEEIGGADGMSEDAFVDLLEYVDSTDVQVVTASELSGDA; from the coding sequence ATGACGTACCGAAATCGACGATCGTTCATTCGTACTGCTGGGACGGTTGGTGCACTCGGACTGGCGGGCTGTCTCTCGAACGACGGGGGCTCGTCTCCGTCCGACTCGAGTGACAACGAGACGAACTCGTCGGACGGCTCTGACACCGGCAACGGTAACGAGACCGAGTCCCCCCAGGACAACTCGAACGGCGAACTCGATCACCTTCCGGGCGAGACGCTCGAGGACTTCGAATCCCTCGACAACTGGGCTACGTTGCTCGACGGCGGCTCCATCGAGGCAACGACTGACGACCCCTACGCGGGATCTCAGTCCGCCCGGCTGCACGCAGGTGAGAACAACGAGTCCGCTGGTTCCTCGTTCATGCTCCCCGAGAGCATGGACCTGTCCAACGCGGCCTTCTCGATGGCCGTCAAGTACTCGGGCCGAGAACAGTTGATGATCACGCTGGAAGTCCTCGCACCGAACGCGCGGAACAAGGTTGCGTTGCGTCGGACGCTCACCGGACCGGTCGACCGCTGGGTCCGCGTCGACTTCGGGACGACGAACGTCGATACCTCGCCCGACCTCACGGACGTCCGCGAATTCCGGGTCATCGCTCACCGACGCGGCTCGAACGAGGGTCCGATCGACTTTGCGATCGACGACCTTCGCGTGACCGAGCGCCCGGACCAGGGATCGGTGCTGTTCCTCTTCGACGGCACCCTCGAGTCACACCACGTAAACGCGTTCGAGCACATGGAGTCGTTCGGCTTCGCTGGTGTCGAGGCTGTTATCCCCGAAGCAGTCGGCGAGACCGGACGCCTCACCCACGACCAGATGCAGGACCTCGAAGAAGCCGGCTGGGACATGGCCGCTCGCCCGCGAACCGGCTCCAGAAACATCAACGAGTTCACGCGCGAGCAACAGGAGGGCGCGATGGAACGGACGAAGAAGTTCCTCGAGCACCGCGGGTTCGAAGACGGAGCCAACTACTTCGTCACGCCGCGTAACATTATGGGACCGAACACCTACGACCTGGTCCAGGACCACTACAAAGTGGCGTTCCGCTACGGAGGCGGCCCGAACGGACTTCCGCTCACCGACCCGCACAACGTCGGTACGTTCTCGGGAACGGCTGGCTCGGAAGTGACTCGGTACATCGACTACGCCGCCCAGTACGGTCAACTCGCCGTGATCCGCTTCGAGGAGATCGGCGGTGCCGACGGGATGTCCGAGGACGCGTTCGTCGACCTGCTCGAGTACGTCGATTCGACCGACGTCCAGGTCGTGACGGCCTCGGAGCTGTCCGGTGACGCGTGA
- a CDS encoding glycosyltransferase family 2 protein: MPRVSVIIPTYNRAGSLVRAIDSALEQTVDDLEVVVVDDGSTDNTGLVLADYDDPRVRPVVHATNQGANVARNTGIEHARGEYVAFLDSDDEWDPTKLEKQLAAIEDRGDDWIGTYCDTAFDLEGTSGRLRGVAASLLSRTDEQPTMEGNDDLIGEILSDGVQPGAGSTLLVRTDVAREIGGFDEDLDRFQDPEFCLRVLEQGKLAYVDEKLVVREETGHPPADVVRRADQQYLSKHEDLVERYEAEGYEIRSRHELVVAKRYLAEGRLLRGAWHLRKAAVSARHYPGLLWATGSGVRRRPLPIVASLALIFVASALGRRTLTNRVLDRSSSR, encoded by the coding sequence ATGCCACGCGTTAGCGTTATCATCCCGACGTACAATCGGGCCGGCTCGCTCGTACGCGCGATCGACAGCGCGCTCGAGCAGACGGTCGACGACCTCGAGGTCGTCGTCGTCGACGACGGCTCGACGGACAACACCGGACTGGTCCTCGCCGACTACGACGACCCACGGGTTCGTCCGGTCGTCCACGCGACGAACCAAGGAGCGAACGTCGCTCGCAACACCGGCATCGAGCACGCTCGCGGCGAGTACGTCGCGTTCCTCGACTCTGACGACGAGTGGGACCCCACCAAACTCGAGAAACAGCTCGCGGCGATCGAGGACCGCGGCGACGACTGGATCGGTACCTACTGCGACACGGCGTTCGACCTCGAGGGGACCAGCGGCCGACTCCGGGGGGTCGCCGCGAGTCTCCTCTCGCGGACGGACGAACAGCCGACGATGGAGGGCAACGACGACCTGATCGGCGAGATCCTGTCCGACGGCGTCCAGCCAGGTGCCGGCTCGACGCTCCTCGTTCGAACCGACGTCGCCCGCGAGATCGGCGGCTTCGACGAGGACCTGGATCGCTTCCAGGATCCCGAGTTCTGTCTCCGCGTCCTCGAGCAGGGGAAACTCGCGTACGTGGACGAAAAGCTGGTCGTCCGCGAGGAGACGGGCCACCCGCCAGCGGACGTCGTCCGTCGAGCCGACCAGCAGTACCTCTCGAAACACGAGGACCTGGTCGAGCGCTACGAGGCCGAGGGCTACGAGATTCGCTCGAGACACGAACTCGTCGTTGCGAAGCGGTACCTCGCGGAGGGGCGACTGCTCCGGGGAGCCTGGCACCTGCGAAAGGCCGCCGTCTCCGCCCGGCACTATCCTGGCCTCCTCTGGGCGACGGGATCTGGTGTCCGACGACGGCCGCTTCCAATCGTCGCCTCGCTCGCGCTAATCTTCGTTGCCAGCGCACTCGGCCGACGGACGCTCACGAACCGCGTTCTCGATCGGTCGTCGTCGCGGTAA